A stretch of the Rhodothermales bacterium genome encodes the following:
- a CDS encoding alpha/beta fold hydrolase, with the protein MPTTTVTFNNARGQELAAKFDTPADGRARAYALFAHCFTCTKDLKAVGHLTRAMTRAGYAVLRFDFTGLGQSSGAFEDTDFGTNLEDLEAAAAWLASNHAPPRLLVGHSLGGAAVLHVAERLPDVKAVATIGAPFDPAHVRSLFSNKEADIRKDGAATVSIGGRPFTIRNSFLEDLEARDPGAVVRGLDRALLVMHAPTDGIVGIDNAARIYSAARHPKSFVSLDTADHLLSTEADAVYAGQVLSAWSARYVDKEEPVEDAKHHGHHIMASLDRSHYRTEIVASGHVLVADEPESLGGTNEGPSPYDLVSAGLAACTAITLRMYADRKEWPMEQVQVEVVHEKMHAEDCDCGRDASMGRIDVMDRKIHLHGDLSDEQRQRLLEIANKCPVHRSLDEGKVAVRSRLV; encoded by the coding sequence ATGCCAACAACGACCGTAACTTTCAATAACGCACGTGGCCAGGAATTGGCTGCCAAGTTCGACACCCCGGCCGACGGCCGTGCGCGTGCATATGCCCTCTTTGCCCATTGCTTCACGTGTACCAAGGACCTGAAGGCAGTGGGTCACCTGACACGTGCCATGACCCGGGCAGGCTACGCGGTCCTGCGGTTTGATTTCACCGGGCTCGGTCAGAGCAGCGGAGCGTTCGAGGATACCGATTTCGGGACGAACCTGGAGGATCTTGAGGCGGCTGCCGCATGGTTGGCGTCGAACCATGCGCCGCCGCGACTGCTCGTGGGGCACTCCCTGGGTGGGGCGGCGGTCCTGCACGTGGCAGAACGACTGCCGGATGTCAAGGCGGTGGCCACGATCGGCGCCCCCTTCGATCCGGCGCACGTCCGGTCCCTGTTCAGCAACAAGGAGGCCGATATCCGGAAGGACGGAGCCGCGACCGTGTCCATCGGTGGTCGGCCGTTCACCATCCGGAATTCGTTCCTGGAAGATCTTGAAGCCCGGGATCCGGGGGCAGTGGTTCGGGGATTGGATCGTGCGCTGCTGGTCATGCACGCTCCGACCGACGGGATTGTAGGCATAGACAATGCAGCCCGGATTTACAGCGCCGCGCGGCATCCGAAGAGCTTCGTATCCCTGGACACCGCCGATCACCTGCTTTCCACGGAAGCCGATGCCGTCTACGCCGGGCAGGTGCTGTCGGCATGGTCCGCGAGGTACGTGGACAAGGAGGAGCCCGTCGAGGATGCCAAACACCATGGACACCACATCATGGCCTCGCTCGACCGGTCCCACTACCGGACCGAGATCGTGGCGAGCGGGCACGTGTTGGTTGCGGACGAACCGGAGTCCCTGGGCGGAACCAATGAAGGCCCCAGTCCCTACGATCTCGTGTCGGCCGGTCTGGCCGCGTGTACGGCCATCACCCTGCGAATGTATGCCGACCGGAAAGAATGGCCCATGGAGCAGGTCCAGGTGGAGGTCGTGCACGAAAAAATGCATGCCGAAGACTGCGACTGCGGCCGCGATGCCAGCATGGGACGGATTGACGTGATGGACCGGAAAATCCACCTCCACGGAGACCTTTCGGACGAACAACGGCAGCGGTTGCTGGAAATTGCCAACAAGTGTCCGGTGCACCGATCGCTGGATGAAGGAAAGGTAGCCGTCCGGTCGCGGTTGGTCTGA
- a CDS encoding pyridoxal phosphate-dependent aminotransferase — MKDLADRTHDLRQSNIRAITLLLKDTNGINLGQGICDMPTPDPIKAGAHAAIDGDESIYSFYGGIAPLREAIAEKCRTYNRLPVTADHVMVSVGSTGAFVSTLLTLFNPGDEVIVFEPYYGYHVNLLTVMGIGIRTITTTGPDWEIDFAAVEAAISDKTKAIIINTPGNPNGKVWSRTELETMLTLLEKHDLYAITDEIYEYMLYDGREHLSLASLPGAFERTITLSGFSKTYNMTGWRLGYATGPREIIDRMGLLSDLIYICAPTPLQHGVAEAFSMSDTYFDDMATAYARKRELMCKTLEDIGFLVPWPQGAYYVLADFSPLRKRFDGFEDDFAATRTLVDRAGVGTVAGRSFFTDEADGSSCLRFCFAKEYPVLEDACNRLRSAFG; from the coding sequence ATGAAAGACCTCGCCGACCGAACACACGATCTCCGCCAGAGCAATATCCGCGCGATCACGCTCCTGTTGAAGGACACGAACGGCATCAATCTGGGTCAGGGCATCTGTGACATGCCGACACCGGATCCCATCAAGGCAGGAGCCCACGCCGCCATCGACGGCGACGAGTCCATCTATTCCTTCTACGGCGGCATCGCCCCGTTGCGGGAGGCCATCGCCGAGAAGTGTCGCACGTACAACCGGTTGCCCGTCACGGCCGACCACGTAATGGTCAGCGTGGGTTCGACCGGGGCCTTCGTGTCCACGCTCCTGACCTTGTTCAATCCCGGGGACGAAGTCATTGTGTTCGAACCCTATTACGGGTACCACGTCAACCTGCTGACGGTCATGGGCATCGGGATCCGGACCATCACGACCACGGGACCCGATTGGGAAATTGATTTCGCGGCCGTCGAGGCGGCGATTTCGGACAAGACGAAAGCCATCATCATCAATACACCGGGCAACCCCAACGGCAAGGTCTGGTCCCGGACGGAACTGGAGACCATGCTGACCCTCCTGGAAAAGCATGATCTGTATGCCATCACGGACGAGATCTACGAGTACATGCTGTACGACGGGCGTGAGCACCTCTCGCTGGCGTCCCTGCCCGGTGCCTTCGAGCGGACCATCACATTGTCCGGGTTTTCCAAGACCTACAACATGACCGGCTGGCGCCTGGGATACGCCACCGGGCCCCGGGAAATCATTGATCGGATGGGATTGCTGTCGGATTTGATCTATATCTGCGCTCCGACCCCGCTGCAGCATGGGGTCGCTGAAGCGTTTTCCATGTCCGACACCTACTTTGACGACATGGCCACGGCCTATGCCCGCAAGCGCGAGCTGATGTGCAAGACCCTGGAGGACATAGGCTTCCTGGTACCATGGCCCCAGGGGGCCTATTACGTCCTGGCCGACTTTTCCCCGCTCCGTAAGCGTTTCGACGGATTCGAGGATGACTTCGCCGCTACCCGTACGCTGGTCGATCGGGCGGGCGTGGGTACCGTCGCCGGGCGTTCGTTCTTCACCGATGAGGCCGACGGAAGCTCCTGCCTGCGCTTCTGCTTCGCAAAAGAGTACCCGGTCCTGGAAGATGCGTGCAATCGGCTGCGTTCGGCATTCGGCTGA
- a CDS encoding nucleoside deaminase, translating into MTDIDYLEATLTMARENVDRGGGPFACLIVRDGVVVGEGTNVVTLRNDPTAHAEVVAIRDACARLTSFQLAGCVVYASCEPCPMCLGALYWARPDRVVYAADRAMAAEAGFDDGFIYDEIHLPDAERSLSIHHMPSDGAQAPFNAWKAAEGKTRY; encoded by the coding sequence ATGACGGATATCGACTACCTGGAAGCAACGCTGACCATGGCCCGTGAGAACGTCGATCGGGGAGGCGGTCCGTTTGCGTGCCTCATTGTGCGGGATGGCGTTGTCGTCGGCGAGGGGACGAACGTCGTAACGCTCCGGAACGATCCTACGGCTCATGCCGAGGTGGTGGCCATCCGCGATGCCTGCGCCCGGTTGACCTCCTTCCAGTTGGCCGGCTGCGTGGTCTACGCTTCGTGTGAACCGTGCCCCATGTGTCTGGGCGCATTGTACTGGGCGCGCCCGGATCGCGTGGTATATGCCGCGGACAGGGCCATGGCAGCTGAGGCCGGATTCGACGACGGCTTCATATACGACGAAATACATCTCCCGGACGCCGAACGCTCCCTGTCCATCCACCATATGCCATCGGATGGGGCGCAGGCGCCGTTCAACGCGTGGAAGGCGGCCGAGGGCAAGACCCGCTACTGA
- the aroB gene encoding 3-dehydroquinate synthase — protein sequence MLLQRVDQPIPVRLPEKRSYEIVFAELDTLPEAMRSVGLRAGKVLIVTDSNVGHHYRDRVDALMTADGWEPFILVLPAGEATKSPKHLHAVYDAALQWGVDRRTPIVALGGGVVGDLAGYAAATLLRGLPLVQVPTSLIAQVDSAIGGKTGINHPVGKNLIGAFHQPRLVLTDTRLLYTLERRQWTSGLAEAVKHALIADEPFFAWMEAEWPRILARDPGVVPDMVYRAAAVKARVVSDDEREDGRRALLNFGHTFAHALENVTGYGTLTHGEAVAVGMRAALFLSRRLHRQVNQVRAETILDALPIPPFPEGLTTGTLHAAMDADKKQESGALRFVLLKKLGEAYVERDVTSPDVEAAWAYALGRPC from the coding sequence ATGCTGTTGCAACGCGTCGACCAACCCATTCCCGTGCGTCTGCCGGAGAAGCGATCCTATGAAATCGTCTTCGCCGAACTGGACACCCTTCCCGAGGCCATGCGGTCGGTCGGGTTACGTGCAGGAAAGGTACTCATTGTCACCGATTCCAACGTCGGCCATCACTACCGTGACCGGGTGGACGCCCTCATGACGGCGGATGGTTGGGAGCCGTTCATCCTCGTCCTGCCGGCCGGGGAGGCCACCAAAAGCCCCAAACACCTTCATGCCGTTTACGATGCAGCGCTCCAGTGGGGAGTCGACCGCCGGACCCCGATCGTGGCGTTGGGTGGCGGTGTCGTGGGTGACCTCGCGGGATACGCTGCAGCCACGTTGCTTCGCGGGCTTCCGCTGGTCCAGGTACCCACGTCCCTGATTGCCCAGGTGGACAGCGCCATCGGTGGCAAGACCGGCATCAACCACCCGGTCGGCAAGAACCTCATAGGTGCCTTCCACCAACCCCGCCTCGTACTTACCGATACGCGTCTCCTGTACACGCTCGAGCGCCGCCAGTGGACCAGTGGGCTGGCCGAAGCCGTGAAACATGCCTTGATTGCCGACGAACCCTTCTTCGCCTGGATGGAGGCGGAGTGGCCGCGGATCCTGGCCCGGGACCCCGGTGTGGTACCGGACATGGTCTATCGCGCGGCGGCCGTCAAGGCGCGCGTCGTCTCCGACGACGAGCGCGAGGACGGCCGCCGCGCCCTCCTGAATTTCGGTCACACGTTCGCACACGCCCTGGAAAATGTGACGGGTTACGGAACGCTGACGCATGGCGAAGCGGTGGCGGTCGGCATGCGGGCAGCTCTGTTCCTGTCCAGACGCCTGCACCGCCAGGTGAATCAGGTGCGCGCCGAGACCATCCTGGACGCGCTTCCCATCCCACCCTTTCCTGAAGGGTTGACCACGGGCACCCTCCACGCTGCCATGGACGCAGATAAGAAGCAGGAGTCGGGCGCACTCCGGTTCGTGCTTCTCAAGAAACTGGGCGAAGCCTACGTGGAGCGGGACGTGACCTCACCTGATGTCGAAGCCGCCTGGGCGTACGCCCTGGGTCGTCCGTGCTGA
- a CDS encoding translocation/assembly module TamB domain-containing protein, protein MLIRITSNIVRAVLTFAGVVLFAAVLLFFAVTRSQVGRDTLARQIETEFNQRFFGELHIETMTGNLARTMYLSGISITDETGHFLLEMDSLIVVPRWTALWSRKFSVRRIEAVNTRIHIRHDGDRSNIQQVFRPTGSSNPWAVQNAAILLDGVQIHAARDGGAPLPAWMDWLIMHPARDIQAEMNVAWSPEIRQVDLLSLRGRFFEDDLMLSEARSQLVVSDDQFRLTNAFARLGASSVAASGSLARTDTALVHRLFQLEIPSSALDLDELRRLVPDLTVAGQASVSARIQGAVSDMAINWMRVRHNNAAYEASGTIQGLPESARFELSVDAENVPFNDQLVGVHVQSYATGTLVDVAQWRSGWPAGQHVEGNLDLQSPAGRASASFDVRRTVGPAVRHRVQIRTDRMNLGPWLGRPSDASVLTGTLVLTGTGTSLENASTEAVLSLNRPQWNDRRADRMTVTTFWERGFVTGQALIEHGAGRVDVRTSGRVHPERGPMRVDLDLTHADVGPLLADDNLSTDLTVRAAGSLLPVWDPRFALSLDVVADSSTVSRDGFVGVIQPQHAILTVQPPGVGDAVASLVFPGAEMRLESDRPVSLLVARANAWYRGFQHTWMEELAKPLTEPDSTAAAAVPGRRSPERFRTRMEAAFVEAGETAGPGQAVFSATVRDAAIINAIRPHRNPLALDGATDVHLTLDADRLLIDARSDIGTLSVGSIHAERSRIHLDLSVARSELLSRSMTGGLRGSADRLSLGGLGVNAPTFSMDAANGRASVAIRSSGIGQTDSLSLAAVVHLLDDRNAITVQEATVTTDGAAWALTEPSRLDVYSDAIRLSPTAFDHIPGEEFIRASGTLSSVPTDSLHISAGQVRMEELSAFLGIRKRIGGMLNSELVLTGGLVQPQLAGYLELSRASFEDHTVGNLFVESRLVAGTPEVSVDVRITPLDSLSSPLEVANDLRFHGTMRLPSSNDGDDGRLDLQADLERVDLFFFQYIFNTALSDVAGFATGDGTIRGTFKRPVFQINAGILDGTFSIPKTGLSYRMDGDVRIDADAIHVLRADVRESTGGSGRIAGRLDFNEYREFTLDLGGDIRNLQIIGIGANSDMPFYGYIWASGTFALTGPLYDAVLRSNNAVTTPESRIFIPIEDEVSETDESFIVFEDSVGVIPDFQRLSRRTFLLARRPAAERQFLDALDMDLNIQAPSGSMVHLVIDPLLGDVINASSRGSIQLVRENGEFFVYGELQVAGGDYLFTAGDVFQRRFFIQDGGTMRWDGDPLDASLDIVGSFRTRASLAGLSDLNESQGLIPLIVELHITGTVSSPAVDLALQVDRSDQNVLGDYQALEARLNRPDRATEYATSVLLTNSFILTTENISTESGGQLAFNSVSQLVSAQLNRFLNAALPNVEFNFGLQGENAQDLDVTYGVALRLVDERLIIRGEGVYQGANATDNVRANDGLQGEFVVEIRLTPRVAIEVFYRREGDILQRTELTNTGGVGVSYQTDFTSWRRLLTGQ, encoded by the coding sequence GTGCTGATCCGCATTACGTCCAATATTGTCAGGGCCGTTCTTACGTTTGCCGGCGTCGTCCTTTTCGCGGCCGTCCTGCTGTTTTTTGCCGTCACTCGTTCCCAGGTGGGACGCGATACGTTGGCGCGGCAGATCGAAACGGAGTTCAATCAACGGTTCTTCGGTGAACTGCATATCGAGACGATGACGGGCAACCTGGCCCGAACCATGTACCTGTCCGGCATTTCGATCACCGACGAGACGGGACATTTCCTCCTGGAAATGGATTCACTGATCGTGGTCCCCCGCTGGACAGCGCTGTGGTCCAGGAAGTTTTCGGTACGGCGCATTGAAGCGGTGAACACCCGGATCCATATCCGGCACGACGGGGACCGGTCCAACATCCAGCAGGTGTTCCGCCCGACGGGTTCGTCCAATCCATGGGCCGTCCAGAATGCCGCCATCCTGCTCGATGGCGTTCAAATACATGCCGCACGGGATGGAGGCGCTCCGCTGCCAGCCTGGATGGACTGGCTCATCATGCATCCGGCACGGGACATCCAGGCCGAGATGAACGTAGCCTGGTCCCCTGAAATCCGGCAGGTGGACCTGCTTTCCCTGCGAGGCCGGTTCTTCGAGGATGACCTCATGCTGTCCGAGGCACGCAGCCAATTGGTGGTCTCGGATGACCAGTTCAGACTGACCAATGCGTTTGCCCGGCTCGGCGCATCGTCGGTCGCGGCGAGTGGGTCGCTTGCGCGGACCGATACGGCGCTGGTGCATCGCCTCTTCCAACTGGAAATCCCGTCGTCCGCACTGGACCTGGACGAGCTTCGCCGGCTCGTGCCCGACCTGACCGTTGCCGGTCAGGCATCCGTCTCTGCCCGCATCCAGGGTGCCGTCTCCGATATGGCCATCAACTGGATGCGCGTTCGCCACAACAACGCCGCGTACGAAGCATCGGGGACCATTCAGGGTCTTCCGGAGTCAGCCCGGTTCGAGTTGTCGGTGGATGCAGAGAATGTACCGTTCAATGACCAACTGGTCGGAGTACATGTACAGTCCTATGCCACGGGGACCCTGGTGGACGTTGCGCAATGGCGGTCGGGCTGGCCCGCCGGACAGCACGTCGAGGGAAATCTGGACCTCCAGAGTCCGGCGGGCCGGGCGTCGGCTTCCTTTGACGTGCGTCGCACGGTGGGACCCGCCGTTCGCCACCGCGTTCAGATCCGCACGGACCGGATGAATCTCGGACCCTGGTTGGGCCGGCCGTCCGATGCGTCGGTCCTGACCGGGACCTTGGTCCTTACCGGGACGGGAACGTCCCTGGAGAATGCGTCAACAGAGGCCGTGCTCAGCTTGAACCGCCCCCAGTGGAACGACCGCCGAGCCGACCGGATGACGGTAACCACGTTCTGGGAACGGGGCTTCGTGACCGGTCAGGCCCTGATTGAGCACGGTGCAGGACGCGTGGACGTACGCACGAGCGGACGCGTCCATCCGGAGCGGGGGCCCATGCGGGTGGACCTGGACCTGACCCATGCAGACGTGGGTCCACTGTTGGCCGATGACAACCTGAGCACCGATCTGACCGTCCGGGCGGCGGGCTCTCTCCTCCCCGTCTGGGACCCGCGCTTCGCTCTCAGCCTGGATGTGGTCGCCGATTCTTCCACCGTCTCGCGCGACGGGTTCGTGGGCGTCATCCAGCCGCAGCACGCCATCCTTACCGTCCAACCTCCCGGCGTTGGTGACGCCGTAGCGTCGCTGGTCTTCCCGGGTGCGGAAATGCGACTGGAGTCGGATCGTCCGGTCTCATTGCTTGTTGCGCGCGCAAACGCGTGGTATCGTGGATTCCAGCATACGTGGATGGAGGAATTGGCGAAGCCGCTGACCGAACCCGACTCCACGGCGGCCGCTGCCGTACCCGGACGCCGATCCCCGGAACGGTTCCGCACCCGGATGGAGGCGGCCTTCGTCGAAGCCGGGGAAACGGCGGGCCCGGGTCAAGCCGTCTTCTCGGCCACGGTGCGGGATGCGGCCATCATCAATGCGATCCGGCCGCACCGGAATCCGCTGGCCCTGGATGGGGCAACGGATGTCCACCTGACGCTCGACGCAGACCGACTGTTGATTGATGCCCGGTCGGACATCGGCACGCTCTCCGTGGGATCCATCCACGCCGAGCGGAGCCGTATCCATCTGGATCTTTCGGTCGCACGGTCCGAATTGCTGTCCCGGAGTATGACCGGGGGGCTCCGGGGTTCGGCAGACAGACTTTCCCTGGGCGGACTGGGTGTCAATGCGCCAACGTTTTCCATGGATGCCGCCAATGGTCGGGCGTCCGTGGCCATCCGCTCGTCGGGTATCGGACAGACCGATTCCCTTTCGTTGGCTGCGGTGGTGCACTTGCTGGACGACCGCAATGCCATTACCGTCCAGGAGGCAACCGTTACCACCGACGGGGCAGCGTGGGCGCTGACAGAGCCGTCCAGGTTGGACGTCTATTCCGATGCCATCCGACTGTCCCCGACCGCGTTTGACCACATCCCGGGGGAAGAGTTCATCCGGGCCTCCGGCACCCTTTCGTCCGTACCGACCGATTCACTCCATATTTCGGCAGGGCAGGTCCGGATGGAGGAATTATCGGCATTCCTGGGCATCCGGAAACGGATCGGAGGCATGTTGAACAGCGAACTGGTCCTGACCGGAGGACTCGTACAGCCTCAATTGGCCGGATACCTGGAATTGTCCCGTGCCTCGTTCGAGGATCACACCGTCGGAAACCTCTTCGTGGAAAGCCGCCTCGTTGCGGGTACCCCTGAAGTGAGCGTCGACGTCCGGATAACCCCGCTGGACTCCCTGTCCTCCCCGTTGGAGGTGGCGAACGACCTGCGCTTCCACGGCACCATGCGGCTGCCATCCTCGAACGATGGCGACGACGGCCGGCTGGATCTTCAGGCCGACCTGGAGCGCGTCGATCTTTTCTTCTTCCAGTACATCTTCAATACGGCCCTGAGTGACGTGGCCGGATTCGCGACCGGGGACGGCACCATCCGGGGTACGTTCAAACGCCCGGTTTTCCAGATCAATGCCGGTATCCTGGATGGCACGTTCAGCATTCCGAAGACCGGATTGTCGTACCGGATGGACGGTGATGTCCGGATTGACGCCGATGCCATCCACGTTCTCCGGGCAGACGTTCGGGAGTCCACCGGCGGCTCCGGACGCATTGCCGGGCGACTGGATTTCAATGAATACCGCGAATTCACGCTGGATTTGGGCGGAGATATCCGCAATCTCCAGATCATCGGCATCGGAGCCAACTCCGACATGCCGTTCTATGGATACATCTGGGCCTCGGGCACGTTTGCGCTCACGGGTCCGTTGTACGACGCCGTGCTTCGCTCCAACAACGCCGTAACGACGCCCGAGTCCCGTATTTTCATTCCCATCGAAGACGAGGTATCCGAGACGGACGAGAGCTTCATCGTATTCGAGGATTCGGTGGGCGTGATCCCGGACTTCCAGCGGCTTTCCCGACGGACGTTTCTGCTTGCACGCCGACCGGCCGCCGAACGCCAGTTCCTGGATGCCCTGGATATGGACCTGAACATCCAGGCACCCTCCGGGTCCATGGTCCACCTGGTCATCGATCCGCTGCTCGGGGATGTCATCAATGCCTCCAGTCGGGGCAGCATCCAACTGGTCCGCGAAAACGGGGAGTTCTTCGTGTACGGTGAGTTGCAGGTGGCCGGCGGAGACTACCTGTTCACGGCAGGAGACGTGTTCCAACGTCGCTTCTTCATCCAGGATGGCGGCACCATGCGCTGGGATGGCGATCCGCTCGATGCCAGCCTGGACATTGTCGGTTCATTCCGCACCCGCGCCTCGCTTGCCGGACTTTCGGATCTGAACGAATCCCAGGGGCTCATTCCGCTGATCGTGGAACTGCATATTACCGGTACCGTCTCCTCCCCGGCCGTTGACCTGGCCCTTCAGGTGGACCGATCAGACCAGAATGTGCTGGGTGATTACCAGGCCCTGGAAGCCCGACTCAACCGTCCGGATCGTGCAACCGAGTATGCCACCAGTGTCCTGTTGACCAATTCGTTCATCCTGACGACCGAAAACATCTCAACCGAATCCGGCGGGCAACTGGCGTTCAACAGTGTATCCCAGCTGGTTTCGGCACAGCTCAACCGCTTCCTGAATGCGGCCCTGCCGAATGTGGAGTTCAATTTTGGACTGCAGGGCGAGAATGCCCAGGATCTGGATGTCACGTACGGCGTGGCCCTGCGACTCGTGGATGAGCGGCTCATCATCCGCGGAGAGGGCGTATACCAGGGAGCCAACGCCACCGACAACGTCCGGGCCAACGACGGACTGCAAGGCGAGTTCGTGGTTGAAATCCGACTGACTCCGCGGGTTGCCATCGAAGTCTTCTATCGCCGGGAGGGCGACATCCTGCAACGAACCGAATTGACCAATACGGGAGGCGTGGGCGTATCCTACCAGACGGATTTCACGTCCTGGCGACGGCTGCTGACCGGTCAGTAG
- a CDS encoding NRDE family protein, with protein sequence MCLILFSWKETPGHDLVLLANRDEFLARPTRQADFWEDHPDILGGRDLEEGGSWLAVGTNRRMAAVTNVREPGRTVRDPISRGHLVTAFLTSMDSARHFARATRDQGDRYNGFNLLLYDGKELVFVSNRSTENVRVLPPGLYGLSNADLDTPWPKVESGKEDLERVLSGNPGWSLTDLMPILMDTTKAPDADLPRTGVPLEWERILSARCIRSPEYATRSSSIVLVTTDGGVTFRERTHQPNPHDVTFELIPCQQRP encoded by the coding sequence ATGTGCCTGATCCTGTTTTCCTGGAAAGAGACGCCCGGTCATGACCTCGTGCTGCTGGCGAATCGGGATGAATTCCTGGCCCGTCCGACGCGCCAGGCCGACTTCTGGGAGGATCATCCGGATATCCTGGGTGGACGCGATCTGGAGGAGGGTGGCTCGTGGCTGGCGGTGGGGACCAACCGGCGCATGGCGGCCGTGACGAATGTCCGGGAGCCCGGTCGAACGGTCCGGGACCCGATTTCACGCGGGCATCTGGTGACGGCGTTCCTGACTTCGATGGATTCAGCCCGGCATTTTGCGAGGGCGACCCGCGATCAGGGTGACCGGTACAATGGATTCAACCTCCTTCTGTATGACGGCAAGGAGTTGGTGTTCGTGTCGAACAGATCAACGGAGAATGTGCGCGTGCTTCCGCCCGGTCTGTATGGGTTGAGCAATGCCGATCTGGACACGCCCTGGCCCAAGGTGGAATCGGGCAAGGAGGATCTGGAGCGGGTCCTGTCGGGGAATCCCGGATGGTCCCTGACAGATTTGATGCCGATACTCATGGATACGACAAAGGCGCCCGATGCCGACCTGCCACGTACCGGCGTTCCCCTGGAATGGGAACGCATCCTTTCGGCACGATGCATCCGTTCACCCGAGTACGCGACGCGGTCATCCTCCATTGTCCTGGTGACGACCGATGGCGGCGTCACGTTCCGCGAAAGAACGCATCAACCGAACCCTCACGACGTCACGTTCGAACTCATACCATGCCAACAACGACCGTAA
- a CDS encoding 3'(2'),5'-bisphosphate nucleotidase yields the protein MTSHTEQAMVGLAAVREAGALCEVIRRDLAGATLQKQDRSPVTVADFASQALVCSRLQRAFPDIPIVAEESSSILREEESAGIRAQVVQHVRSVRPHATEADVLAWLDAGSERIRPARPDPPATYWTLDPIDGTKGFLRGDQYAVALGLVEGGKVVAAAMACPNLMLPEWSTRRGILAAATRGGGVDLYGFHHADHLGRAIVSQEHDPGGMRMCESVESAHTSHEESVRVVGRIGIGGSPVRMDSQAKYMMVASGAAEIYLRLPKGGSYVENVWDHAAGCLLVEEAGGRVTDVHGEPLDFGRGSTLSGNSGIVASHGPLHDEIVRTLSA from the coding sequence ATGACATCACATACTGAGCAAGCCATGGTGGGATTGGCCGCTGTTCGCGAGGCGGGGGCCCTGTGTGAGGTCATCCGCCGTGATCTGGCAGGCGCCACGCTCCAGAAGCAGGACCGGTCACCGGTCACCGTGGCGGATTTTGCCAGCCAGGCGCTGGTCTGCTCGCGACTCCAGCGGGCCTTTCCGGACATTCCCATCGTGGCCGAAGAGTCCTCATCCATCCTTCGCGAGGAGGAGTCCGCCGGTATCCGGGCGCAGGTTGTCCAGCACGTACGTTCGGTCCGGCCGCACGCCACGGAAGCCGACGTACTCGCATGGTTGGATGCCGGAAGCGAGCGAATCCGCCCTGCGCGCCCGGACCCGCCTGCCACGTACTGGACCCTCGATCCGATTGATGGTACCAAGGGATTCCTTCGTGGTGATCAATATGCCGTGGCGCTGGGCCTGGTAGAGGGCGGGAAGGTGGTTGCCGCCGCCATGGCCTGTCCGAACCTGATGCTTCCGGAATGGTCCACCAGGCGCGGCATTCTGGCGGCAGCCACCCGGGGAGGAGGCGTGGACCTGTACGGGTTCCACCATGCCGACCACCTGGGCCGGGCAATCGTCAGTCAGGAGCACGACCCCGGAGGCATGCGGATGTGCGAGTCCGTGGAGTCGGCCCATACGTCCCACGAGGAGTCGGTCCGGGTGGTCGGCCGGATCGGGATCGGTGGCTCGCCGGTTCGCATGGATTCACAGGCCAAGTACATGATGGTCGCATCGGGCGCTGCCGAGATTTACCTCCGATTGCCCAAAGGCGGATCCTATGTGGAAAACGTGTGGGACCACGCGGCGGGCTGCCTGCTGGTGGAGGAAGCCGGAGGACGGGTCACCGACGTGCACGGCGAGCCCTTGGATTTCGGACGGGGATCAACGCTGTCCGGAAATTCAGGCATTGTCGCATCCCACGGGCCGCTGCACGACGAAATCGTACGGACCCTCTCCGCGTGA
- a CDS encoding class I SAM-dependent methyltransferase, with the protein MRITNIVHTMVREVIRPGDRVVDATCGNGHDSEFLAAKVGPEGHVWSLDVQDAAVQATRMRLSTAGLAVQSTVVQADHASLATVVPAAWKGTVSAVLFNLGYLPGADRGIRTRPGSTIAALGDALDLLRQDGMVSVVVYPGHEGGADESHAVRGYVSALDPKQFGVWRYESMNGPPTVPWLAIIRRSRHHP; encoded by the coding sequence ATGAGGATTACGAACATCGTACATACAATGGTCCGGGAGGTCATCCGGCCGGGAGATCGGGTGGTCGATGCGACCTGCGGTAACGGGCACGACTCGGAATTCCTGGCCGCGAAAGTGGGTCCGGAAGGCCATGTATGGAGCCTGGATGTCCAGGATGCGGCGGTGCAGGCCACCCGGATGCGGCTGTCGACAGCCGGCCTGGCTGTACAGAGTACCGTCGTGCAGGCAGATCATGCCAGTCTGGCGACGGTGGTGCCCGCGGCTTGGAAGGGTACGGTCTCCGCGGTCCTGTTCAACCTGGGGTATTTGCCCGGGGCCGATCGGGGTATTCGCACACGCCCCGGATCGACGATTGCGGCCCTCGGGGATGCGTTGGATCTCTTGCGGCAGGACGGCATGGTTTCGGTCGTGGTGTATCCCGGACACGAAGGCGGGGCGGACGAATCCCATGCCGTCCGTGGGTACGTATCCGCACTGGATCCGAAACAATTCGGGGTCTGGAGGTACGAATCCATGAACGGACCTCCGACCGTACCTTGGCTTGCGATCATCCGCCGATCGCGCCACCATCCTTGA